The genome window TATCATTACTGCGATCCGACTCAGTCAAGCTACCGTTAGCAATATTCGTAGTAACTTATTTTTTGCTTTTATCTACAATATTTTAGGCATTCCGATCGCAGCAGGTATTTTATATCCTTTGACTGGTTGGTTATTAAACCCTATTTTAGCAGGTGCTGCCATGGCTTTTAGTTCTGTTTCAGTAGTTACTAACGCTTTAAGACTGCGTCGTTTTAGGTGACACACTAAATTAGAGAGTATTCTTAGATTGACAAGATAACCGGGTTACCAGTCACCCTGCCAATCCTAGACTACTCTCTTTTAATTAACCTTGGGTACAACTTAAGACTTACTTTTTACGGTAAGGGACAGAAGCCTCAATGTTAATATTCATAGCAGATACCCGAGGTGTGGGGCTTCCTTTGGGAGCAATATTGCGAGCCATATTCAAGAATAGATAAGGATCTCCTGCTTGGGGAGCTTTTTCTTGAGGTGTAAAACGTTTGATCGCGTTTTGCCAAATAATTTGAGGGAAACCTAACTGTGCTCGATGGTAATCATTGTAACGAGGTGTTTTTAAGTTAAAGGGAGTTTCGCCTAAATCTCTTTGGGGTAGGTTACGACGACGTTGGAAAGGAACAATATCATAACCAAAATTAGTCATGTATTCTTCGCTATTAACTAAAGCTTCGATAAATCCTTTTACCCCTTTGGTAGCAATTACGATTGACCAAGCAATTTTTTCTTTTTCGTTATAGACATCTCGTCCTAAAATACGTTGAACGCAGATTTCGGCAAAACGATAGTTACTGTTGGGTTGGTAATTGAATCTGATAAAGGGGTCAGATGTCGCTAATCCTGCGATAAAATCCCGAACCGTTAGTTGACCTGAACGGAATTGAGACTCTAGAAAAGTTTGACGATTACTTTTGAGAATCTGGTGTTCACTAAAGATTTGTCGATAAGCTGCCCAAATTAAATCATCTAAATCCGAACCAGAAAGTAAATTTTCCGTCGTGTAGATTCTGGGTTGCTCTTCACCTGGGACTTCATATCCTGCAACGCGCTGATTTTGGCTCACAGGAGTATAGTTTAAAAGAGGAATAGCCAAGAGAAAACCTCCATATCTTGTGGATCTTATAAAACTTTATACCTAATCATAAGGGAGTAAGGTACTATTACTGCAAAATGTTAAAAAATGTTATCTAAAATTTAACCAATCAAGTAGTATTTAATGTTTATAAAAGATTTTAATTTAGATACATCATTCTGAAGTTAATAATAATAACCGGTGGGAATCAAGGGCAATAAACCAAGGTAGAGGACGATGTCTGAGCATTTCCCATTTTTCTGATAACTAAACCAATGAGCAGTACAAATAAGAATTTTCGCTTTTTTTTCATCGCTTCTTGACCTGAGCAAGTATAAATAACATCATGCCAAGATTTTTACCTAAAAGTTGTGACTAAAATAACATAATTAGGTTTTAGGGGGAACGGTAGAACGGTGTTATTCCGAATGCGCGAATGCGCGAATTAATGATTTTTTCGCGCATTATTCCTTCCCACAGGAACCACACTCCCTATACTTCCCACTCCCATAGTTGAGAACTTTCTCAACCCTGAGAGAAGGATGGGGGTGATTTTACCAACCACTCAGAGAAAATAACTCTGTAGCTTCTTTTGTCTCTGGTGATTGCTCTTGTTGTTGATTGTCTTGGGTACGAATTTCTACAGAAAATGTAGCTGTATTAAAGCCTCCAAAGCGTTTAACGGTACTAGTTCTTACTCTCATATTTTCACCAACAAACCAAAACCGCTCAAAAATACTCATGGTTTCGTATTCTGTGACTAGTACTAAAGCTTCTTCTTCGTCTATATAATAATCCCCAGCTACTGGCATGATTTCGGCGTACCCTCTCTCCCGCAGTAGTTGACCTTGTTTTGGGTTAGTCTCCTCGGGGATTAAAGCAAATACCGTCTTTCCTGAGTGATTCTCATCTTCTTTATCCCAAGCCATAGAGGCGTTCCACTCTACTAACGCTCCTCCTACGCTTAGTTGAGGATTGACAGCGTGAATTTCACAAATTTCTTTAATGCTCGGGTGATTCGCTTCTAAAGATTCTACTACTATATTTGAATCCCCTGTTTCTGCTCTTCTAAAGGGAAGATGATGGGTAGTCCGCAGCGATCGCCATTTACCCGCACTCCGCTGAAAAAATTCCATTGCATCCACTGGTTTACTCTCCTTGAGTGATTGTTGATACTGTTCTCTCTAGATTAACTTGCTAACTTTAATTATGTTGCCATTTTTTCTTGTCTCGCCTTTTGTTAAGTTTTATGACTTTAATTAATTATGGCTTGACAAACTAGACAAAATAGCAGTTATGTGTTAAGTTTATTTACAGTCAGACCAGGAGTACATCTTATGGACAAACAAGAAAATCTCAGTCTAGAACAACAATTTAAGCTACAGGTTTTATCTAAACAAGTAAAAACCTTAAGCAAAGAAGAAGCTCAAGACCGTCTCATTGAAGTCTTGCAACAAATGATGGTTAAAGATAACCTGATGAAGAAGTTACTAAAAAATGCTTAACGGTAATATTTATTAAACAGCTTGGGAATTTTTATCTAAATTATTACATTTATGTTATAGACTATAGGGACTAGGGAAATCTAGTCCTTATTAGTCAGTTGGGGGTTCTAAGTCAGCTAACTCTTCAGAATCGCTTAAATCAGAAGTAATAGTCCCAAAATCGGGGGGTTGAGGATAAAATTGTTCAAACTGTAGATTTTCAGGTTGATTACTAA of Gloeocapsa sp. DLM2.Bin57 contains these proteins:
- a CDS encoding phycobiliprotein lyase — translated: MDAMEFFQRSAGKWRSLRTTHHLPFRRAETGDSNIVVESLEANHPSIKEICEIHAVNPQLSVGGALVEWNASMAWDKEDENHSGKTVFALIPEETNPKQGQLLRERGYAEIMPVAGDYYIDEEEALVLVTEYETMSIFERFWFVGENMRVRTSTVKRFGGFNTATFSVEIRTQDNQQQEQSPETKEATELFSLSGW
- a CDS encoding phycobilisome rod-core linker polypeptide CpcG, coding for MAIPLLNYTPVSQNQRVAGYEVPGEEQPRIYTTENLLSGSDLDDLIWAAYRQIFSEHQILKSNRQTFLESQFRSGQLTVRDFIAGLATSDPFIRFNYQPNSNYRFAEICVQRILGRDVYNEKEKIAWSIVIATKGVKGFIEALVNSEEYMTNFGYDIVPFQRRRNLPQRDLGETPFNLKTPRYNDYHRAQLGFPQIIWQNAIKRFTPQEKAPQAGDPYLFLNMARNIAPKGSPTPRVSAMNINIEASVPYRKK
- a CDS encoding phycobilisome degradation protein NblA is translated as MDKQENLSLEQQFKLQVLSKQVKTLSKEEAQDRLIEVLQQMMVKDNLMKKLLKNA